A stretch of Roseovarius sp. M141 DNA encodes these proteins:
- a CDS encoding SDR family NAD(P)-dependent oxidoreductase has product MTRRLSGKVALITGGAGGCGLAASERFAAEGAKVGIVDLPRSDGEAVAQRLCDAGHQAIFAPADVSDAGQVEQAVKAVEDAFGAITVLMNHAGILAAVPFLETSEEEWDRVMAVNVKSMFLVSKAVLPGMIAAGGGSIICTSSISGVVGTPMEVLYCTSKGACHMFARALAVEFRDRGIRSNAICPGFIATAHGLREIETLTRHGVDVSEAAIASAQGRLCKPEEVAAAALFLASDDASFVNGAQLFADNGYTAI; this is encoded by the coding sequence GTGACACGAAGATTGAGTGGAAAAGTAGCATTGATCACCGGCGGAGCAGGGGGCTGTGGGCTGGCAGCCTCTGAACGCTTTGCCGCCGAAGGTGCGAAGGTGGGCATTGTGGATCTGCCCCGAAGCGACGGAGAAGCGGTGGCGCAACGCCTGTGCGATGCGGGGCATCAGGCGATTTTTGCCCCTGCTGATGTCTCGGATGCCGGACAGGTCGAGCAGGCGGTCAAGGCGGTTGAGGACGCTTTCGGCGCCATCACCGTGCTTATGAACCATGCCGGTATTCTGGCTGCGGTGCCGTTCCTGGAAACCTCGGAGGAGGAATGGGACCGGGTCATGGCAGTCAATGTAAAAAGCATGTTCCTGGTCAGCAAGGCCGTGTTGCCGGGGATGATCGCGGCGGGCGGTGGCAGCATCATCTGCACCTCGTCCATCTCAGGCGTCGTCGGCACACCCATGGAGGTGCTGTACTGCACCAGCAAGGGCGCTTGCCACATGTTCGCCCGCGCGCTGGCCGTTGAATTCCGCGATCGCGGCATCCGCTCGAACGCTATTTGCCCCGGTTTTATCGCGACGGCCCACGGCCTGCGCGAGATCGAAACGTTGACCCGCCACGGCGTCGATGTTTCCGAGGCGGCGATCGCATCGGCGCAAGGGCGGTTGTGCAAACCCGAAGAGGTCGCCGCCGCTGCGCTGTTTCTGGCAAGCGACGACGCGAGCTTTGTCAATGGCGCGCAGCTGTTCGCCGACAACGGCTATACGGCCATCTAA
- a CDS encoding D-arabinono-1,4-lactone oxidase, with protein sequence MNTSSHNMSINEFGIEQPHWRNWVGNQSCIRAARAAPESEDQLCNLVREATEKGLNVRAAGSGHSFTPVALTSGLHMTLSGMRGVRHIDHDKRRVTAAAGTTINELVKVLKAEGLSMINQGDIDSQALAGALTTGTHGTGLTLGNMASAVVGMKLVQPNGDIIVVDESTPDLLEASRVSMGLLGVISEMTLQLSDSYNLYERIWREDFESAMDMHDELADKHRHFSFFWCPTEASRHCYCLPDTAATSKSGRTTDVCEIKIMDITDRAPFKAEFEKAAYSADVYPIEYVPNFHELEYAVPVAHGKDAVRAVRKLMLEDFRDAIYPIEYRFTAGDDGWISPFYEQDSVTVSVSGEPGKDYWDYLRAVDQILRSFGARPHWGKLHFLTGQDVTDIYPRAQDFRAMRRKLDPQGFFLNDHLTQLFR encoded by the coding sequence ATGAATACCTCATCACATAACATGAGCATAAACGAATTCGGCATCGAACAGCCACATTGGCGAAACTGGGTCGGGAACCAATCCTGCATCCGCGCCGCCCGCGCGGCCCCCGAAAGCGAGGACCAGCTCTGCAATTTGGTGCGCGAGGCGACCGAGAAAGGGTTGAATGTTCGCGCCGCGGGATCGGGCCATTCCTTTACGCCGGTCGCATTGACCAGCGGGCTGCACATGACCTTGTCGGGGATGAGGGGTGTGCGCCACATCGATCACGACAAGCGCCGCGTGACGGCCGCAGCGGGCACCACGATCAACGAGTTGGTCAAGGTGCTGAAAGCCGAGGGGCTTTCGATGATCAACCAGGGCGATATCGACAGTCAGGCGCTTGCGGGCGCATTGACCACGGGCACGCATGGCACGGGTCTGACGCTGGGAAATATGGCCTCGGCGGTGGTGGGGATGAAGCTTGTTCAACCCAATGGCGACATCATCGTTGTCGATGAAAGCACACCGGATCTGCTGGAGGCAAGCAGGGTTTCGATGGGCCTGTTGGGGGTCATCTCGGAAATGACGCTGCAACTGTCAGACAGCTACAACCTGTACGAACGCATCTGGCGCGAAGATTTCGAATCCGCCATGGATATGCATGACGAATTGGCGGACAAGCACCGTCATTTCAGCTTCTTCTGGTGCCCGACCGAAGCGAGTCGGCATTGCTATTGCCTGCCGGACACGGCTGCGACGTCAAAATCGGGCCGCACAACAGATGTCTGCGAGATAAAGATCATGGACATCACGGACCGCGCGCCCTTCAAGGCCGAGTTCGAGAAAGCCGCCTATAGCGCCGATGTCTACCCTATCGAATATGTTCCAAATTTCCATGAACTGGAATATGCAGTCCCGGTCGCACATGGCAAGGATGCGGTTCGCGCCGTGCGCAAGCTGATGCTCGAGGACTTCCGCGACGCGATTTATCCCATCGAATACCGTTTCACTGCCGGGGATGACGGGTGGATCAGCCCGTTTTACGAGCAGGATAGCGTGACCGTTTCAGTGTCGGGGGAACCGGGCAAGGATTACTGGGACTATCTGCGCGCCGTCGATCAGATCCTGCGCAGCTTTGGCGCGCGGCCTCACTGGGGCAAGCTGCATTTCCTGACCGGGCAGGATGTCACCGACATCTATCCCCGCGCGCAGGATTTCCGGGCCATGCGTCGCAAGCTCGATCCACAAGGCTTCTTCCTGAACGATCACCTCACCCAACTTTTCCGCTGA